The stretch of DNA CACCGCTTTCGGCGAGATGTTTGTTTCATTGGATCTGTTGTCATGCCCGAGCCAACCGTATCGGAATCTACCGTCAAACCGAATGCTAAACCACAAGTCGTCGGCATCGACTTGGGAACAACGTTCAGCGCAATCGCCTATGTCGATCACCGTGGCGAACCGCAAACGATCCCGAACAGTGAAGGCGATTTGGTCACACCTTCGGCGGCGTTGATCGAAAATGACGAGGTCACCGTCGGTAAGCAAGCACTCAAAGCACAGTTGACGCTCCCCAGTCAAGTCGCGACGTTCGCCAAGCGTGACATCGGAAAAGACGCGATCGCGCGAACGGTCAACGGACAACAATTAAAACCCGAGGTCGTCGAGTCACTGATCCTACAGCGTTTGAAACGTGATGCCGAAAAACGCTTAGGCGTGGATGTCAAACAAGCCGTGATCACCGTCCCGGCCTACTTCAACGAACCGAAACGCCGGGCAACGATGCGAGCCGCAGAACTCGCCGGGCTGGAAACATTGGCAATCATCAATGAACCCACCTCCGCCGCGATCGCCTATGGGCTTAGCAAACAAAGCGAAATCCTTGGGCCGCAGACGGTGCTTGTCTATGACCTCGGTGGCGGGACATTTGATGTCTCCCTCGTTCACGTCGATCACACCGACATCAAGGTCTTGGCGACCGATGGAAATGCGATGTTGGGCGGTGTCGACTGGGACCGCTGCTTGGTTCGGTGGCTGGACGATCAGTTTGCCTCCCATTGCGGAGTCCGATTGAGCGAGACCGACAGTGGCGTCGCATTCCTAATGCACGAAGCGAACGAATTGAAACATGCCTTGTCGTCACGAACCGAAGTCAAGGTGTTGCTGACTTATCAAACGGCGACACTAAAAACAAAGCTGACGCGTGAACAGTTCGAAGACCTGACCGCCCATCTCTTGGATCGCACACGTTTCACCGTCCGGAAACTGATCAAGGAAAGCGAAACCGAATGGAGCGAGGTCGACCAGATCGTTCTCGTCGGCGGAAGCACCCGTTTGCCGCAAGTCGTGACCATGCTGACCAGCCTGAGCGGCATCGAACCAAATCAAATGGTTTCCCCGGACGAGGCAATCGCCCACGGCGCGGCGCTCTATGCCGACGCAATCTCTCGTCGAAAAATCCCCACCGACCGATCGCATTTACCCGAACCTGGATTGAACATTTCGGACGTCAATGCGCATGACCTCGGGGTGCTGGGAATCGACGTCGAAACACAGCTACGAACAAACTACGTCATGATCAAACGGAACACGCCGATCCCGACGACTTTAACAGCTCGCTTTGAAACGCTGAGAAACAATCAACGAAGCGTCGTCGTCGAAGTCGTCGAAGGGGGTGACCGTCGCGGTCGCTATGGGACGCACCTGGGCCGGTGTGTGCTCGGTGGGCTTCCCCAAGGGTTGCCCGCGGGAACCCCGGTTGATGTGACGTTCCGCTATACCCACAACGGGCTGATGACGATCGAAGCCCGGTTGCCGAAAACGGGACACCAGGCGTCGATCGTTGTCGAGCGTCACAGTTCCGTCGTCTCCTCGGACTCCATCGACGATTTTGATGCCGAATGGACGCTGCTGGAATAGACGAACTCGTTTGCCAAAACTAGGCTCTACCGTTTCAGTAGCGGAAACCACCAACGGCAACCGCCCCCGTGTGCTGCCGTCCTGGTCACCACTGTCACTTCCAAACTTTCAACATTGACGTTTCATGGCACGAACCGCATCGATCTCCCGGAAAACCGGCGAGACAGACATTCAACTGACCGTGAATTTAGACGGCAATGGAGATGGCCAGCGGGATTCAGGGGTCGGCTTTCTCGATCACATGCTGGACTTGTTAGCCCGCCATGCGCTAATTGACCTTGATGTCACCGCCAAAGGCGACCTGCACGTTGACGATCACCACACGACCGAAGACATCGGGATCGCACTCGGGGCGGCAGTCGATCAAGCCCTCGGTGATCGTGCCGGCATTCGACGCTACGGTCACTTCACGCTGCCGATGGACGAGTGCCTTGTTACCGCCGCCGTCGACCTTGGTGGTCGGTACGCGTTTGAATATCACGCCCCAATCGCACCCGCAAAGATCGGCACGTTCGACAGCGAATTGATTGAGCACTTTTGGCAATCGTTCGCCGCCAACGCCCGCTGCAACTTGCACGTAGTCTTGCACCACGGCAAGAATTCACACCACATTGCCGAATGTGTGTTTAAAACGCTTGCCCGAGCGATCCGTATGGCCGCCGAATCAGACCCGCGGAGCGATGCGGTACCGAGCACCAAAGGCGTGCTCTAGCGCCGAGCCATGTGCCGATCGCCGCGATGACTTATCGAGCGGTGATCGAATCGAGTGCAAAGTCATCCCGAGCATCGAACGGGTGAAACTGTCGTGCGATTCGCTTGGCCAGAATATTGCCGACGAACAGCTTTCGAAATCTTGCTTCGGTCGTTTCGCTGGTCGATACGCCGCCGGCAATTGTCGGATAGGTGAAGTCCTCGACATCGGTGCTGAAGAGCACTTCGCCGCTTTTTGATTCGATGACCGAAAGGTGGATATTCGCTTGCCCGCGGAACAACGTCGGCCCTTCCTGGAGCGACAGATTGAGCACCTCGATCGCCACGACCTTGTCTGCTTTGACGCCTCGTCCGATCTCGGCAAAATCGATTTGGTCCCAGCCATGAACGTCGCGCCAATTGGCGACCTCGTCGTCACGAACCAATTCGATATCTTT from Roseiconus lacunae encodes:
- a CDS encoding Hsp70 family protein — protein: MPEPTVSESTVKPNAKPQVVGIDLGTTFSAIAYVDHRGEPQTIPNSEGDLVTPSAALIENDEVTVGKQALKAQLTLPSQVATFAKRDIGKDAIARTVNGQQLKPEVVESLILQRLKRDAEKRLGVDVKQAVITVPAYFNEPKRRATMRAAELAGLETLAIINEPTSAAIAYGLSKQSEILGPQTVLVYDLGGGTFDVSLVHVDHTDIKVLATDGNAMLGGVDWDRCLVRWLDDQFASHCGVRLSETDSGVAFLMHEANELKHALSSRTEVKVLLTYQTATLKTKLTREQFEDLTAHLLDRTRFTVRKLIKESETEWSEVDQIVLVGGSTRLPQVVTMLTSLSGIEPNQMVSPDEAIAHGAALYADAISRRKIPTDRSHLPEPGLNISDVNAHDLGVLGIDVETQLRTNYVMIKRNTPIPTTLTARFETLRNNQRSVVVEVVEGGDRRGRYGTHLGRCVLGGLPQGLPAGTPVDVTFRYTHNGLMTIEARLPKTGHQASIVVERHSSVVSSDSIDDFDAEWTLLE
- the hisB gene encoding imidazoleglycerol-phosphate dehydratase HisB encodes the protein MARTASISRKTGETDIQLTVNLDGNGDGQRDSGVGFLDHMLDLLARHALIDLDVTAKGDLHVDDHHTTEDIGIALGAAVDQALGDRAGIRRYGHFTLPMDECLVTAAVDLGGRYAFEYHAPIAPAKIGTFDSELIEHFWQSFAANARCNLHVVLHHGKNSHHIAECVFKTLARAIRMAAESDPRSDAVPSTKGVL